A portion of the Granulosicoccus antarcticus IMCC3135 genome contains these proteins:
- a CDS encoding methyl-accepting chemotaxis protein → MWFMKNLNLGIKSKLLIAFGVVVGTTLLASGIAVNSYKTLSSSLREITEVSVPLMSDSMTMTQLAVELNMAIQALSSAHTQQDRKSRYEHLNDISSRIVEQLAKRTLQHYTAQQIDRSKQSITWVQDQLQQLDTAVGEKISALDNSNDLMRQIRIIQRQLNSQLLSASGKQTHEADALRNNAEDLLPELTRDGIAKLAALLELRSEINAAAGILAQVSQVNDLAALEELKEQYELSQELIEIGLTKTDNSQEMVEVTRKIEDLFALGNDSSGVFYSRVRGLVEEQTILQSEQKMNEFQSTVVTRLINYALKNREQVSNEGSKVNSLINASEIQLIAVSILSVLVTVLVFWLLISRSLLKRLLQTITALKSLASGQYDVSVSISGNDELTDLARTVEVFQRNAIQAQQLQEEQQLQAKHLRLKEREQVEEEQLKHTEQIELHEKAQAESARQRSEALQLQERVDRLLAAVSAAANGDLNHPIDTKGEDLAGQMARSLDALFSEMRLSMQGINKNAHQLSNASKRLSALSGDMSGLSKASADNSLKASEVSDSVDAGISRAANATEELSASIKAIARNTVEAESVVIEAVGLVQTTDTTVRKLAESSVSISSVIKVITSIAEQTNLLALNATIEAARAGDAGKGFAVVAGEVKELAKETANATEQIETRISDIRTDTESAVTAIQSIFHIIQRISDIQSAISVSVNEQAGVTQEINQSVSRSANGSEAISLLIKDVATQAQGNQDASNDVEAAAHELSDMAAHLQQLISRFQSEEQNANLQLARVA, encoded by the coding sequence ATGTGGTTTATGAAAAATTTGAACCTGGGCATAAAATCCAAATTACTTATCGCATTCGGGGTGGTCGTAGGCACGACGTTACTTGCCAGCGGCATAGCCGTGAATTCATACAAAACGTTGTCCTCCTCACTTCGTGAAATTACCGAAGTCAGTGTTCCCCTCATGTCAGATTCCATGACCATGACGCAACTGGCCGTTGAACTCAATATGGCAATTCAGGCCCTATCCTCTGCTCACACGCAACAGGATAGAAAAAGCAGATACGAACACCTGAATGATATAAGCAGCAGGATTGTAGAGCAACTTGCAAAGCGAACGCTGCAGCACTACACAGCCCAGCAAATCGACAGAAGCAAGCAATCCATTACCTGGGTTCAGGATCAACTCCAACAACTGGATACAGCCGTCGGTGAAAAGATCAGCGCCTTGGACAATAGCAATGATCTGATGCGCCAGATACGTATCATTCAACGTCAACTTAATTCACAGTTGCTTTCTGCTTCCGGTAAACAGACGCATGAAGCGGATGCGCTCAGGAACAATGCTGAGGACCTGCTTCCTGAGCTTACGCGTGATGGAATCGCAAAGCTGGCAGCTTTGCTTGAACTTCGATCCGAAATAAATGCTGCGGCTGGCATTCTCGCTCAAGTCTCGCAAGTGAATGATTTGGCTGCCCTGGAAGAATTGAAAGAACAATACGAGTTATCGCAGGAGTTGATTGAAATAGGTCTGACCAAAACAGACAACAGTCAGGAAATGGTTGAAGTCACCAGAAAAATTGAAGACTTGTTTGCCCTGGGCAATGATAGTAGTGGTGTGTTCTATTCTCGTGTGCGGGGGTTAGTTGAAGAACAAACAATTCTGCAATCAGAACAAAAGATGAATGAATTCCAATCAACGGTCGTAACGCGCTTGATAAACTACGCGTTGAAAAATAGAGAGCAAGTGTCAAACGAAGGAAGCAAAGTCAACAGCCTGATCAATGCAAGCGAAATCCAGCTGATTGCTGTGTCTATCTTGAGCGTACTTGTTACCGTGTTGGTTTTCTGGCTGTTGATCTCCCGTAGCCTGTTAAAGCGATTGCTGCAGACCATTACTGCCCTGAAATCGCTTGCCAGCGGGCAATACGATGTATCCGTCTCTATCAGCGGTAATGACGAATTGACGGATCTTGCAAGAACAGTTGAAGTTTTTCAGCGAAACGCTATACAAGCACAGCAGCTGCAAGAAGAGCAGCAGCTTCAAGCCAAGCATCTACGACTGAAAGAACGCGAGCAAGTTGAAGAGGAACAACTCAAGCATACAGAACAAATTGAACTCCATGAAAAGGCACAGGCTGAGTCGGCCAGGCAACGCTCAGAGGCATTGCAGCTGCAGGAAAGAGTTGACCGATTGCTTGCCGCGGTTAGCGCTGCGGCAAATGGAGACCTTAATCACCCAATAGACACAAAGGGTGAGGATCTTGCCGGACAGATGGCTCGTTCTCTTGATGCTTTGTTCTCTGAGATGCGTTTAAGTATGCAGGGAATCAATAAAAATGCACATCAACTGAGTAATGCATCCAAACGACTCAGCGCATTATCGGGGGATATGAGTGGACTTTCAAAAGCGAGTGCAGACAACAGTCTCAAAGCTTCGGAAGTGTCCGATAGTGTTGATGCCGGCATCAGCCGCGCTGCAAATGCAACCGAAGAGCTCAGCGCCTCTATCAAGGCAATCGCCCGTAATACAGTGGAGGCGGAATCTGTCGTGATAGAGGCCGTTGGTCTTGTGCAAACCACTGATACAACAGTACGCAAGCTGGCAGAGAGTAGCGTAAGCATAAGCTCGGTGATCAAGGTAATTACATCAATTGCTGAGCAAACCAATTTGCTGGCACTGAACGCCACAATAGAGGCTGCCCGGGCAGGTGATGCAGGCAAGGGGTTTGCCGTTGTAGCAGGTGAAGTCAAGGAATTGGCCAAGGAGACAGCCAATGCAACCGAGCAGATTGAGACGCGTATCAGTGATATTCGCACCGATACGGAATCGGCTGTCACAGCCATACAATCGATATTTCACATCATCCAGCGTATCAGTGACATTCAGTCAGCCATATCGGTATCGGTCAATGAGCAGGCCGGCGTGACTCAGGAGATCAATCAATCGGTATCGCGCTCCGCTAATGGTAGTGAGGCCATATCACTGCTGATCAAGGATGTGGCCACTCAAGCTCAGGGTAATCAGGACGCATCGAATGATGTGGAAGCGGCTGCTCACGAGCTCTCAGACATGGCTGCGCATCTTCAACAACTGATATCACGATTCCAGAGCGAGGAACAGAATGCCAATCTGCAGTTGGCCAGGGTTGCCTGA
- a CDS encoding MFS transporter, whose protein sequence is MDQPQNQTSATPGTIDRLEECVPRRVHRAWTVALGAAIAIFCGLGLGRLAFGMLLPSMSASLGLDYGQGGLLGFANLLGYLIAVLLIPFILPLLKTRATTVASLLLVSLSMLAIALTKSFLILCLLFCFMGIGTGGVVLPTMSVMSQWFYPSHRGLAAGIAMAGPGFAVILVGFVTPQLQPFSGLESWQGGWLLFAVITVFVALLVHALIRNHPQDTGHRPYGRKPIVSSTTPQAVLSRSAKIRLLAHMGLIFAIYGATYMLYVTFIVTSMVDSYELSAATAGGIWAWFGLFSIFSGVLFGSISDRLGRRAGMVVSFAVLASAYLLVGMGGSMPGLYASIFLFGVAAWSVPVIMAASAGDIFGSAHAANALVALTLTFSTGQAMGPVLGGFLAQTSGDFSSGYMSSGALALLAIALVALLKLPTAAE, encoded by the coding sequence ATGGACCAACCTCAGAATCAGACCTCCGCAACACCTGGCACTATTGACAGGCTGGAAGAATGTGTACCCCGGCGGGTGCATCGAGCCTGGACAGTGGCACTGGGGGCGGCCATTGCCATTTTCTGTGGCCTGGGTCTGGGGCGCTTAGCTTTTGGCATGCTGCTACCGTCCATGTCAGCCTCGCTGGGTCTGGATTATGGGCAGGGTGGTCTGTTGGGTTTCGCCAATCTGCTGGGCTATCTGATTGCCGTCTTGTTGATACCGTTCATTCTGCCGTTGTTGAAGACACGTGCCACCACGGTCGCCAGTCTGTTGCTGGTGTCTCTGTCGATGCTGGCAATCGCACTGACCAAGAGCTTTCTTATCCTGTGCCTGCTTTTTTGTTTCATGGGCATAGGTACTGGTGGGGTTGTGTTGCCGACGATGAGTGTGATGTCACAGTGGTTCTATCCATCGCATCGAGGACTGGCGGCAGGAATTGCCATGGCAGGTCCTGGCTTCGCTGTCATTCTGGTTGGCTTCGTTACCCCGCAATTGCAACCCTTTTCCGGGTTGGAGTCCTGGCAAGGTGGGTGGCTGCTGTTTGCCGTAATTACCGTCTTTGTAGCTCTCCTGGTTCACGCTCTGATTCGCAACCACCCGCAAGACACCGGGCATCGTCCTTATGGTCGAAAGCCCATTGTCAGCTCTACGACTCCTCAAGCCGTATTGTCACGATCAGCCAAGATTCGTTTGCTCGCTCATATGGGCCTGATTTTCGCCATCTATGGTGCGACCTATATGCTCTATGTCACCTTCATCGTCACGAGTATGGTGGACAGTTATGAATTGAGTGCCGCAACTGCCGGTGGTATCTGGGCCTGGTTCGGGTTGTTCAGTATCTTTTCCGGTGTATTGTTCGGCTCCATCTCCGATCGTCTCGGCCGGCGAGCCGGCATGGTGGTGTCCTTTGCGGTGCTGGCATCGGCCTATCTCCTGGTGGGGATGGGTGGCTCGATGCCTGGGCTCTATGCCTCGATTTTCCTGTTTGGGGTTGCAGCCTGGAGCGTGCCAGTCATCATGGCGGCATCTGCCGGGGACATTTTCGGCTCTGCCCATGCAGCCAATGCACTGGTTGCGCTTACCCTGACTTTTTCGACCGGGCAAGCCATGGGGCCGGTTCTGGGCGGCTTTCTTGCTCAGACGAGCGGAGACTTCAGTTCGGGCTATATGAGCTCCGGTGCTCTGGCGCTTCTGGCCATCGCTTTGGTAGCGTTGCTGAAATTGCCGACAGCTGCTGAATGA
- a CDS encoding methyl-accepting chemotaxis protein — protein sequence MKKRVDELLATVDSVAQGKLLCPVTVKGDDAIGLIGQRLEKVFKQFAESMSSISRSASTLSSVSTSLSNASESIATNAQHNSSQSIQVSQSSEDISSGVRNVAVAIQEMSETANDIAANTRNATKVAQEAADVAQSTNRSRPFKAIVVVLPNQLQKYAQR from the coding sequence TTGAAGAAACGGGTCGATGAGTTACTCGCCACCGTCGATTCGGTAGCTCAAGGGAAGCTATTGTGCCCTGTGACTGTCAAGGGGGATGATGCCATCGGGTTGATAGGGCAAAGGCTGGAGAAGGTCTTCAAACAATTCGCAGAGAGCATGTCCAGTATCAGCCGCAGTGCCTCCACCTTGAGTAGCGTGTCAACGTCACTGTCCAACGCCAGTGAAAGCATTGCCACCAATGCACAGCACAATTCATCGCAATCGATTCAGGTATCCCAGTCTTCCGAGGACATCAGTTCAGGTGTTCGCAACGTTGCTGTAGCGATTCAGGAGATGAGCGAGACTGCCAACGATATTGCGGCAAATACACGTAACGCTACAAAAGTAGCACAAGAAGCGGCTGATGTTGCTCAGAGTACCAACAGGTCGCGGCCATTCAAAGCGATAGTGGTGGTGTTGCCGAATCAATTGCAAAAATACGCGCAACGGTAG
- a CDS encoding substrate-binding periplasmic protein encodes MTQSRLCPDGFFRVFVLLALVFVFGTAFTHQASAADPNSEPLKIAVTSLPPVTAPAGDGYLDKILKELFARSGIDCELIPTPPRRGLTDADAGILDAAVIPFRSLKFPRKGPDFSNLRVLPEPLLTTELSGMYTRSNMVVTSVEDFFDYRLAFMRGWRQAEELFKEHERTQKVSDPRLLMEMLASDRVDIVFFSTVPGKYIARQIGLQNLKVSEFYIKRHLYLHLHKRHASLLPLLVKQLVAMKEDGTMKSILAGYNVSR; translated from the coding sequence ATGACTCAGTCGCGTCTATGCCCTGATGGGTTTTTTCGGGTATTTGTCCTGCTGGCATTGGTGTTTGTATTCGGCACTGCTTTCACGCATCAGGCCAGCGCAGCTGACCCGAACTCAGAACCACTGAAAATAGCCGTGACCAGCTTGCCGCCGGTCACCGCACCTGCGGGTGATGGCTATCTGGACAAAATTCTAAAAGAGCTGTTTGCACGATCCGGCATTGACTGCGAGCTGATACCGACCCCTCCCCGTCGTGGTTTGACTGATGCCGATGCCGGAATTCTGGATGCTGCTGTTATCCCTTTTAGAAGTCTGAAATTTCCAAGGAAGGGGCCAGACTTTTCCAATCTACGGGTCTTGCCAGAGCCGCTCCTGACGACGGAGCTGTCTGGGATGTACACGCGCAGCAACATGGTAGTGACTTCGGTGGAAGACTTCTTTGACTATCGTCTCGCCTTTATGCGCGGTTGGAGACAGGCAGAGGAACTTTTCAAGGAACATGAGCGTACGCAGAAGGTGTCCGACCCACGCTTGCTGATGGAAATGCTGGCAAGCGATCGAGTGGACATCGTGTTTTTCTCTACAGTTCCGGGGAAGTACATTGCCCGGCAAATCGGTCTGCAGAACCTGAAGGTGTCAGAGTTTTATATCAAGCGGCATCTGTATCTGCACCTCCACAAGCGTCATGCAAGCCTGTTGCCGCTTCTCGTCAAGCAACTGGTTGCGATGAAAGAGGACGGCACGATGAAGTCAATATTGGCTGGCTATAACGTGTCCCGCTGA
- the speB gene encoding agmatinase — MSDTFFQPVSGFDLPRFAGVATFMRLPYVALDDPKVSDVQVGLIGVPWDSGTTNRPGPRHGPRQLRDMSTMMRAQNGATGVRPFELINCADLGDVAPNPADLMQTMSRVTSFYEEVKAKGIRPLTAGGDHLTSLPVLRALAKDAPVSMIHFDSHTDLFDSYFGGTKYTHGTPFRRAVEENLLDPKKVVQIGIRGTTYDNEDRDFADAVGIRVIPIEEFHARGVDSVMEEACEIVGETDTYISYDIDFVDPTFAPGTGTPEIGGPNSYQAIQVVRALEKVNIIGADLVEVSPPFDQSGNTAFLGASIMFELLCVMASGPNAHSSD; from the coding sequence TTGAGCGATACCTTCTTTCAGCCTGTTTCCGGGTTTGACCTTCCGCGCTTTGCAGGCGTGGCAACTTTCATGCGTCTGCCGTATGTGGCGCTGGATGATCCAAAAGTCAGTGATGTACAGGTTGGCCTGATCGGCGTTCCCTGGGACAGTGGTACAACCAATCGACCTGGTCCACGCCATGGACCACGTCAATTGCGGGACATGTCGACGATGATGCGTGCTCAGAACGGAGCCACCGGTGTGCGTCCCTTTGAGCTGATCAATTGCGCTGACCTTGGGGATGTTGCCCCCAATCCTGCCGACCTTATGCAAACCATGTCGCGGGTGACATCCTTCTATGAGGAGGTGAAAGCCAAGGGCATTCGTCCGCTAACCGCTGGTGGAGATCATCTTACCTCGTTGCCAGTGCTGCGCGCCTTGGCCAAGGATGCACCCGTTTCGATGATTCACTTCGACAGTCATACCGATCTTTTCGACAGCTATTTTGGCGGTACCAAGTATACCCATGGCACCCCATTCCGACGTGCTGTCGAAGAAAACCTGCTTGACCCCAAAAAAGTAGTGCAAATAGGCATTCGCGGAACAACCTATGATAATGAAGATCGTGATTTTGCCGATGCTGTCGGTATTCGTGTTATTCCGATAGAGGAGTTTCATGCGCGTGGCGTTGACAGCGTCATGGAAGAGGCGTGCGAAATTGTAGGAGAAACGGATACCTATATTTCTTACGATATTGATTTCGTTGATCCTACCTTTGCACCAGGCACTGGCACCCCTGAAATTGGCGGTCCTAATTCTTATCAGGCTATTCAGGTTGTGAGGGCATTGGAAAAAGTGAACATCATAGGTGCGGACCTTGTTGAGGTTTCACCACCGTTTGATCAAAGTGGGAATACCGCATTCCTGGGCGCATCAATCATGTTCGAGTTGTTGTGTGTGATGGCCAGTGGTCCGAACGCACATTCATCAGATTGA
- a CDS encoding ATP-binding protein yields MSIQKTLNKSLLLPIFSLVLVAVVMVGTITYHAGNNALEQRIQSLADSSAVLIEELLWQLDHETLQVLLDEYVSLGVVSAVHIDAGPYLKIEAGHVDPEESVYVHSRDLIHEESNSVRQTGVLTLQVSRENIWTKVRSGMFQTLFIASLAVMATTFIIQHLLTTRLITPVLEIANGLDKWNGNWSEFKIELQRGKRYKKHEEDELDRLVHAIHGMRDHILNADNIIESKEDRLLGAAQIAGIGYASFDFESGKIIECDENFASIFGQSVEDMLQLSIRDDILRTRLHAEDFDQGVQIRKQLLMGNATEGLFRIASDSGEYRHIRQLYDVAPGREGDSFVVRTVAQDVTELNRLQSTLVHAQKVKAIGNLTGGVAHDFNNILAVISGNLELLAETITDESARRYVDTSQHAVRLGAELTHQLLAFARKQPLRPEVLDLSRLVRESLSLLRTSVGESVDLEVVTDGGLWRTEVDKAQLEAALLNLVINARDAMPDGGKLTIDVSNTRLDRGYAELHDEVKAGQYVCIAITDSGCGMSAATINQALEPFFTTKDVGEGTGLGLPMAFGFVKQSGGHLKIYSELDRGTTVKLYLPRVNAQQEVERPEFTGLSAAQFNGLHVFLVEDSEDLRKTFTIQLEQMGSVVHSAADGNSVFKMIENIPRIDLILCDVILPYGMKGPQVVKGLQAIYPNAAIIYMSGYTENAIIHQGRLDEGVIMLQKPFSRKELITAFASASEAVGQVADS; encoded by the coding sequence GTGAGTATTCAAAAAACCCTGAACAAGAGCCTGTTGCTGCCGATATTTTCGCTGGTACTGGTCGCCGTCGTGATGGTTGGTACGATCACCTATCACGCAGGCAACAATGCTCTTGAGCAACGAATACAGAGTCTTGCCGACAGCAGTGCTGTATTGATCGAAGAGCTGCTCTGGCAGCTTGACCACGAAACTCTTCAGGTTCTGCTCGACGAATACGTTTCTTTGGGGGTCGTCAGCGCCGTACACATTGACGCAGGGCCATACTTGAAGATCGAGGCGGGCCATGTCGATCCGGAGGAGTCAGTCTATGTGCATTCTCGTGATCTGATACATGAAGAGTCAAATTCAGTTCGACAAACCGGTGTGCTGACGCTGCAGGTGAGTCGTGAAAATATCTGGACCAAGGTCCGAAGCGGCATGTTTCAAACACTGTTTATTGCATCGTTGGCAGTCATGGCAACGACGTTTATCATCCAGCACCTGCTGACCACACGTTTGATTACACCCGTTCTGGAGATTGCGAATGGTCTGGACAAGTGGAATGGCAACTGGAGCGAGTTCAAAATAGAGCTGCAACGAGGGAAAAGGTACAAAAAGCATGAGGAGGACGAACTTGATCGTCTTGTTCACGCCATCCATGGCATGCGTGACCATATTCTGAACGCCGACAACATTATCGAATCGAAAGAGGATCGTCTACTCGGTGCTGCACAGATAGCCGGTATTGGTTATGCATCCTTTGATTTTGAATCGGGCAAAATCATTGAATGTGACGAAAATTTCGCAAGTATATTCGGCCAGAGCGTCGAGGATATGCTGCAGCTGTCAATTCGTGATGACATTCTTCGCACGCGGCTGCATGCCGAGGATTTTGATCAGGGGGTGCAGATACGCAAGCAGCTTTTGATGGGCAATGCAACCGAAGGCTTGTTCAGAATTGCCAGCGACTCAGGTGAGTACCGACACATCAGACAGTTATACGATGTCGCTCCAGGCAGGGAAGGTGATTCTTTTGTGGTGCGTACCGTTGCCCAGGATGTAACGGAACTCAACCGTCTGCAGAGCACGCTGGTGCATGCACAGAAGGTGAAGGCTATTGGTAATCTGACGGGTGGAGTGGCCCATGATTTCAATAACATACTGGCGGTGATCTCTGGCAATCTGGAACTGCTCGCTGAAACTATCACAGATGAATCTGCTCGACGATATGTCGATACTTCCCAGCATGCCGTACGGCTTGGTGCCGAACTGACCCACCAGTTGCTGGCATTTGCCCGCAAGCAGCCTCTGCGTCCGGAAGTGCTGGATCTATCCCGGTTGGTGCGTGAGTCGCTCTCGCTTTTACGAACTTCGGTGGGTGAGAGTGTGGATCTGGAAGTTGTCACCGACGGGGGGCTGTGGCGCACCGAGGTAGACAAGGCGCAGCTGGAGGCAGCGCTCCTTAACCTGGTGATCAATGCGCGTGATGCCATGCCGGATGGAGGAAAGCTCACCATAGATGTCAGTAATACAAGGCTGGATAGAGGCTACGCTGAATTACATGACGAAGTTAAGGCGGGGCAATACGTCTGTATCGCCATCACCGATTCCGGCTGCGGTATGAGCGCGGCTACGATCAATCAGGCGCTGGAACCATTTTTTACGACCAAGGATGTGGGCGAGGGTACCGGGTTGGGACTACCGATGGCATTCGGTTTTGTCAAACAGTCTGGCGGACACCTGAAGATCTATTCGGAACTTGATCGTGGAACAACCGTGAAGCTCTATTTACCGCGCGTCAATGCCCAGCAGGAAGTTGAGCGGCCGGAGTTTACGGGCCTCTCTGCCGCTCAGTTCAATGGTCTTCATGTATTTCTGGTGGAAGACAGCGAAGATCTTCGAAAGACCTTCACGATACAACTGGAACAGATGGGTTCTGTCGTACACAGCGCGGCTGACGGTAATTCAGTTTTCAAGATGATCGAAAATATTCCACGTATCGATCTGATTTTGTGTGATGTCATTCTTCCCTATGGCATGAAGGGGCCGCAAGTGGTGAAAGGCTTGCAGGCTATCTACCCGAATGCCGCGATCATCTATATGTCGGGGTATACGGAAAACGCCATCATTCACCAGGGTAGACTGGATGAGGGCGTCATCATGTTGCAGAAGCCTTTCTCGCGTAAAGAGCTGATCACAGCATTCGCCAGTGCGTCAGAGGCTGTTGGCCAGGTGGCTGACTCCTAG
- a CDS encoding ADP-ribosylglycohydrolase family protein, producing MNRNDALAGALVADAAAMGLHWLYDQEQISTVAASGDLLFRQPDSAVYQGKKGYFAHAARRAGQLSHYGESARIVGQLASEDAYQADTHRQRFLEAFGPCGHYVGYADRPTKTLVARMINEGAEISEPSGMDDNQMPAVCVVAGIFSAAQSADTVRTAAQVISTNEEVVASAAAVYQCLEQVLQGKSLADALSASAEAMTDTVGALMRDALAIEGYQPLETASRFGLACYVEHSMPVVWHLLKHATDFESAVRDNIRCGGDSCGRSMALGAIAGLVFGVPDSLVARMADARVPITERFV from the coding sequence ATGAATCGTAACGATGCCCTCGCAGGGGCTCTGGTAGCGGATGCCGCTGCCATGGGCTTGCATTGGCTGTATGACCAGGAACAGATCAGTACGGTAGCGGCAAGCGGTGATTTGCTGTTTCGTCAGCCGGACTCTGCTGTCTATCAGGGCAAGAAAGGTTACTTTGCTCACGCTGCAAGACGTGCGGGCCAGTTATCACATTATGGTGAGTCCGCGCGAATCGTCGGGCAGCTGGCTTCAGAGGATGCGTACCAGGCAGACACGCACCGGCAGCGCTTTCTGGAAGCCTTTGGACCCTGTGGTCACTATGTGGGCTACGCAGATCGGCCGACCAAGACACTGGTGGCCCGCATGATCAATGAGGGCGCAGAGATCAGTGAGCCATCCGGGATGGATGACAACCAGATGCCAGCCGTGTGCGTGGTAGCCGGTATCTTCTCAGCCGCTCAATCGGCAGACACTGTCAGGACAGCTGCACAGGTGATTTCCACGAATGAGGAAGTGGTTGCGTCGGCGGCTGCCGTTTACCAGTGTCTGGAGCAGGTGTTGCAGGGCAAGTCACTCGCTGATGCCTTGAGCGCCTCGGCAGAGGCGATGACGGATACAGTCGGTGCTTTGATGCGAGATGCATTGGCGATAGAGGGCTACCAGCCACTGGAGACGGCCAGCCGTTTTGGTCTTGCCTGTTATGTCGAGCATTCAATGCCCGTTGTCTGGCATCTGCTCAAGCATGCCACCGATTTTGAATCTGCGGTGCGTGACAATATACGTTGCGGTGGTGATAGCTGTGGACGCTCAATGGCGTTGGGTGCTATTGCCGGTTTGGTGTTCGGAGTGCCTGATAGTCTTGTTGCCCGTATGGCTGATGCACGCGTGCCGATAACGGAGCGTTTTGTCTGA
- a CDS encoding DUF421 domain-containing protein, giving the protein MDWLTTTWSDFWHITLSAAGILAAVVLLIRLNGLRSLSKMSSFDFAVTVAVGSIVATTLISDSASLLDGAIGVAALLLSQRVVSYARVYANASALIDNQPIVLMVGEHMLDDALQRTRVTRDDIRGKLREANVIDLSEVYAVVLESTGDISVLHGSNGKPLDARLLEGVANAEHVSSASAK; this is encoded by the coding sequence ATGGACTGGCTTACGACAACCTGGAGCGACTTTTGGCACATCACCCTCAGCGCAGCCGGTATTCTTGCTGCAGTCGTTCTGCTGATTCGTTTGAACGGATTACGCAGCCTGTCAAAGATGTCGAGTTTCGATTTTGCGGTCACTGTCGCTGTCGGTAGCATCGTTGCCACCACACTGATCTCAGACTCAGCCTCTTTGCTCGATGGCGCTATCGGAGTAGCGGCACTATTGCTTAGCCAGCGTGTCGTGTCTTATGCTCGGGTATATGCAAATGCCTCTGCTCTGATAGACAACCAACCGATCGTTCTGATGGTCGGCGAACACATGCTCGACGATGCACTGCAGCGTACACGTGTCACTCGGGACGACATTCGAGGCAAGCTGCGTGAAGCCAATGTCATCGATTTATCAGAGGTATACGCCGTCGTACTCGAATCGACCGGTGATATTTCAGTATTGCATGGTAGTAATGGCAAGCCGCTTGACGCAAGACTTCTGGAGGGCGTGGCAAACGCCGAGCATGTCAGCTCTGCGTCTGCCAAATGA